The proteins below come from a single Vanessa cardui chromosome 7, ilVanCard2.1, whole genome shotgun sequence genomic window:
- the LOC124531450 gene encoding zinc finger protein SNAI2, with translation MLVEDSQTARALLSKKYAHCPLKKRPVLVREERPATPPTTPPHPAHLATRLYYDYHCETENDEPENLSTKPEDLSRTGNYPSKATSPIATAIIKAEPKEWPQQQIEYLAACRARLEPLPTELARPTPQYAYLPTLYPAYPMEELYSAAPSLSPPTHPQLYARYSPASPPSSISPPPCPEDLRSPGSVSSDSGVSVSAPRRPRYQCPDCAKSYSTYSGLSKHQQYHCAAAEGSLARKSFSCKYCAKVYTSLGALKMHIRTHTLPCKCHLCGKAFSRPWLLQGHIRTHTGEKPFSCHHCRRAFADRSNLRAHLQTHSDVKKYSCTGCGKTFSRMSLLSKHLEGGCGAPGSSPYEYRGDALPTTHAHQQHPPPATVHAY, from the exons ATGCTCGTGGAAGATTCGCAGACTGCTAGAGCATTGTTATCGAAAAAATATGCGCACTGTCCGCTGAAGAAGCGGCCGGTGCTGGTTCGGGAGGAGCGTCCAGCGACGCCGCCCACTACACCGCCTCACCCCGCCCACTTAGCTACGCGACTTTATTACGATTATCATT GTGAAACAGAAAACGATGAACCGGAAAATCTCAGCACAAAGCCAGAAGATTTGTCTAGAACTGGCAACTACCCCAGCAAAGCAACTTCACCTATTGCCACAGCAATAATAAAAGCTGAACCAAAAGAATGGCCTCAGCAACAGATAGAATACCTTGCAGCTTGTCGCGCTCGTTTAGAACCTTTACCCACCGAACTCGCACGGCCGACACCTCAATATGCATATCTGCCAACACTCTACCCTGCATATCCTATGGAAGAACTGTACTCTGCTGCGCCATCTCTTTCTCCTCCTACGCATCCGCAACTCTACGCTAGGTACTCGCCAGCTTCACCACCTTCATCCATTTCGCCACCACCTTGCCCAGAAGACCTGCGATCTCCCGGTTCAGTGTCTTCTGACTCTGGAGTTTCTGTATCTGCTCCGCGCCGTCCACGCTATCAGTGCCCGGATTGTGCGAAATCTTACTCAACGTACTCAGGACTTTCGAAACATCAACAGTACCACTGTGCTGCAGCAGAAGGAAGTCTCGCGAGAAAATCATTCAGCTGCAAATATTGCGCCAAAGTATACACATCACTGGGCGCCTTGAAGATGCACATCAGAACCCATACTTTGCCGTGCAAATGTCATTTATGTGGAAAAGCTTTCTCGAGACCCTGGTTGTTACAGGGACACATTCGAACCCATACTGGTGAAAAACCTTTTTCTTGCCATCATTGTCGTCGTGCATTCGCCGATAGGTCTAATTTACGTGCACATTTACAAACTCACTCGGACGTTAAGAAGTACTCGTGCACCGGGTGCGGTAAGACCTTCTCGCGCATGTCGCTGTTGAGTAAACACTTAGAGGGAGGATGTGGCGCGCCCGGGTCGTCTCCGTACGAGTACCGCGGCGACGCTCTCCCGACGACGCACGCGCACCAACAACATCCGCCACCTGCGACGGTTCATGCTTATTGA